The DNA sequence AATAATGATCTTCCAAAAACAATATACAATCataatgatatttttttttgaacgaaCAAATACGATAGAATGAATGACCTACAACAAATTTGCATATTATGGTGACATCAATCAAAAGCGAAATGATACAAGTAGAAAACATCATCAAATTAAAGCAAATAACTGAATATCCAATTTATGCACTGAAGTCAAACCATTTTATTATATCCGTCAGTACTAGTAATatatatctccaaataaactGGACCATCTCCAGGATTTTTCTCCCCGAGAAAACAAACGGTTATTACCGGAAACATAGGATCGACGACCCGATCATATCATTCGATCAACCGACATTACAAGTGCAAGAAACCAGCATTGAGAATTGAGAATGAAGGCTATGTGATAGCCATGACGACAATACAACAGCTAGAACATGATGGGATCTGCACAGCAACCGGCAGAGATCCCCATGAGCCCATCCATGGCAACCTGCCCCGGCATGTCATCGAGCAGCCAGTCCTCGAGCAGCGAGAAGGTAGCGGTGCTCGCCCCCATCACCGCCGGCGCCACCATCATCTCCAACGCCGACGACTTGTTGTTAACATCACCGCCGCCGGTCATCACCATCTGTTCCTGGCAAACGATGGAGGCTTGTTCTTCCTGGAACTCTTGCATGGCGATCTTGCAGTTatctgctgccgccgccgccgctgctagtGGTGATGGTCTCATCATCCATGTCTGGAAGAGGTCGGAGAcgccggtggtggtggtggtctcATGGTTGCTTggtgtgctgctgctgcaggcgGTGTTGGGGTAGCTGCTCATGGGCTGCTGCATTCCTTGGAGGCTGTggtggctgctgctgctagagCTGTAGTAGTTTGGGCTGCAGGTGACTGCATTGGAGGCGGCGGCAGTGGTTTGGAAGGACTCGGCTGCAGCAGGTTGTtgcagcctcttcaccttcttcttgagGTGTGTGTTCCAGTAGTTCTTGATGTCGTTGTCGGTTCTTTGAGGGAGGTACGAGGCTATGGCTGCCCACCTGCATCAAAGCACAGGAGAAATATATGAGACATAAAATTGACTATATATATTAAGAGCAGGCAGATATGGAAAAACTGTATTTTTGAAGCCGTAGATTATGCTGTTATACAGTTATACTCGTGGATTTGTTGTGctgaatggctgacagatttGACAGATAAGTTCAAGCTGCTTGATCTACTTCAAGCTTGTTTGTTAGTCAATGAAATGGAATTGAAttgaattgattttcaagctggTGATGGATATGAAGTTGACGAGTTCAGGAAAGTTACAAATCTATGCTAGATTAAATGTAACATTTTTTGGTTCTTATAGAGTGGTACATCAAAAATTTTATGAGGTTCTAATTAAAAAGATCAATTTTAGGAATGGTGATCAAGATTATTACTTGTTGCCAAGCAACGCCtggaggtggatgatgatcccttccTCATGAGGAGTGAAGTTCCCACGCTTGATCCCAGGCCTGAGGTAGTTGGTCCACCGCAGCCTGCAACTCTTGCTGCACCTCATCAGCcctaaacaaaacaaaacaaacatGTAACATAATATCAAAGAatcaatctctctctctctctctctctctctctctctctctctaattacACCAAACTAACCAAGCACAGCTCTCAATAACATGCATGTACTACATCAAGTTCGGCGATCATCCAACCTGTGTTCTCTGGCACGGACCGCCAATTCCCCGGGCCGTGCTGCTGGATGTAGGAGACGAGGACGAtgtcctcctccggtgtccatGGCCCTTTCTTGACGCCGACGCCGTTGTCGCAGCACGGTGGCCTCCCCATGCCTGCTTCCTGCTGTCTCCTCCTACCTCGGACGATCGATACACCTACTAGCTAGCAAGCAGCCTAGGGCTAGTCTAGTAGATATAGTAGCTAGGCAAGTAGTCGAAGAACAAGAAGATATGAGAAGCTGTGGCTGCTTCCTACACAGCCACGTACGGCGGCCCTGCAGAACGGCCTTCTCCCCTGGAACCCTCTGCTGATACGATATCGGCCTCCTTTTATTCTAGCCAGCAGACATTGCTTTATCTCCTACCTGTCCCCTTGCACAGGTGCCCTAGCTAAGGTATAGCTGCATGTGAGTGCTTATATACTGCATGACCTCATATACGGAGTAGAGCAACTCGATccctgtgctgtgctgtgctgtgtgCTGCGTTCGCTTTTGATCTCGCACTGTTGCTTTCCAATGCAAAAGTCAGCCAGGTGATCACATGAATATGGGCGTCTCTCTTGCTCCGGCCGTGTGTGATCTTTGCTTTGTTGCATGCGCTGCTttcgcgtgtgtgtgtgtgtgtgtgcaagCCAAGAACACGGCCGGTTCTGGAGGACTCCTTTTTCTGCTGTGGCGCTCATGAATGGAGTAATTGCTTGCGTTTGTCTGTGTCTCTCCAGATTTCTTGGGCATTGATGAGGACCGTGTGTGTGACTGTGAGTGCGCACCTGGCACATATGCAGGTTTGGCTCTTCTCTCTCAAGAATCTGCAGGAAAATCAAATCACTTGCTATACACATTATACTGAAATTGAAAACTCTTCGTCATATATCCCTTAGGTTGGGATTTGGACCGGATGGGAGTAGAGTAACTGCATCACTTTCACTCCTAAAGGGCGTCCCCAATGGTTGACAACGTGCTAGCTAGGAGAAGCAGCTCATCCAATCAGATGGAGAGAGGCTGATAAAAATTACAACGCTAGCGACGGAGCAAGCGCTCAGGCTAGTGTCAGAGTTTTATTTGAGTTTcattcacattaaataggctgccACATAGGCATTTTGGATGACATGGCAAtatatttaagaagagagaagaaatgagttttatctagatgaaactctcttggcacgattaccaactctctatgaaTCTTGAAATTAAATGTCTATAAAACCATGGAATGAAACTCTCTATTAAGAGTAAGTGTTTTATccaagttttattttatttcatatGATATAACAACCTTGGAAACAACGCTGTGAAACttcccactgagactggcctcagCTCGCACGTTTCCCGTGTTTGTTGAGTCTCTGACTTGCATTCTCTAGAGTACtagtttgtttctttttttattgtttCTAGCTCGCACAGTGCTAGCAATTTACTCCGGCTATTGGGACGCCCTAATTGAGGATCTTATGATGGATCCTGCGCAAGTGTTCACCATCTTTCCTCAGAGATAGATTTAAAACCCTAGACACATCATACATGATTGCATGAACATGTCAACAGATAGCCAGAGCCACAAAATGtgattttcctttttctttgggtGGGTCGGAgaaggagggggggggggggggggggggaggggggagaGACTgagtcattttttttaaaaaaaatctagttAAAATTTCTTACCATGGAACCACACATCTAAAAAAGGTCTTCTTAAAAGTTTCACACCATTAATTATTTTTCCACCaaattagaaaaaaatattttgcacATTTCAGAGATGTGGTATGCTTATTTAATTTGATGGAAattcaatatatatatacaaccaaTTCACCATCATCATTAATATTTCATATGTCAATAAACATTTaattacaaaacaaaatatTATTCATATATATTGTACACATGTACAAAAAAGTTAAATTAGTTTCAGCCTTGTTCACTCGAGAAGTGATCCAAACTTTTTTCTATCACCATCTTGCCATCAAGGTGAAAAAACTATGGCCATCCCTGTGACAAATTTTGTGATATACCTTTCTCACTGAGATGTCAAGAAACAAACAGAGATCTGAAGCACATGGTCTAGAGATGTAAAAGTCCACATTCATGATGAACGCCTTTAGAGCAAAGAAACAAAATCAAATTGGGGCCATAGAATGAAAGAATCATGCAAATGCAAATAGTATACTCAATTCAAGTAATAAGCTTGATCACAAGACTAAACTAATTTGAAGTCTAAAGAAGTGGTTAAAAACAACACGCTCTCTCTTAGCCATCAACACAGATTAAGTCATAAATTGTGTGACAAACTTTGAAAAGAACATAGGAATGGCACATTTTTACATTTTAGTGCTAACTCTCTTTAAGGAAATAAAGACTAAACTTTATGCTTGTAGTTTGGAAATTTTTTAGTCTGACTACTGAATTGCTcctttaggccttatttagttggcaaaaactttggtttttggctactgtagcactttcgtttttatttgacaaacattatcaaatcatggagtaactaggcttaaaagattcatctcacaaattacaggtaaactgtacaattagtttttatttttatctatatttaatgcttcatgcatgcgattaaagattcgatgtgacgggaaatcttgaaaatttttgcgaactaaacaaggccttagacaaTGTTGGTTTGAATGAAGCAACCAGGGAAGGGAACACATTGTGCCTCGAAATATGAGCACTACATTTCTAAGTCGTTTGTCTATGGAAATGTGCCTACTTCTAGAGGTAGCTAAGTTAAAGGTCTATTTGGATCACTAGTGCTAGTTACTAGTTGGGGCTAAAAATTAGCTTAGATTACCTAATGTTGTCTAACTagttagagcaagtttaataatacagcccaCTTGCTAGTTGTAAGGTTTCTTGCAGCCTTCTCCTagcccacccatacaatagttagctattcattattaatacatggcccacttgTCTCACTCACAAAGTTTTTTGGTTCCCGTGCCTAGGctagctgtaagcttacagcccgcttctcctctctctcctctcttctctcctccacctcagtaTTTAGCTAGCttacagcccactataatacttgctcttagctAACAACTAGGTGAAGGACGCTTGACTAATAACACTTATCAGTAGCTTCAGTTTAGATGCGTTAGAGCTAATTTTTATAGCTAGTTAATAACGACTGCCCTTGTATCCAAATAGGTCCATAGCAACAGGCGAGCCTTGCATCAGCCATGGGGGTCCCCTTGGCTTATATCTACCACAGGTAAAATCCTGTTAC is a window from the Sorghum bicolor cultivar BTx623 chromosome 5, Sorghum_bicolor_NCBIv3, whole genome shotgun sequence genome containing:
- the LOC8061725 gene encoding myb-related protein 306; this encodes MGRPPCCDNGVGVKKGPWTPEEDIVLVSYIQQHGPGNWRSVPENTGLMRCSKSCRLRWTNYLRPGIKRGNFTPHEEGIIIHLQALLGNKWAAIASYLPQRTDNDIKNYWNTHLKKKVKRLQQPAAAESFQTTAAASNAVTCSPNYYSSSSSSHHSLQGMQQPMSSYPNTACSSSTPSNHETTTTTGVSDLFQTWMMRPSPLAAAAAAADNCKIAMQEFQEEQASIVCQEQMVMTGGGDVNNKSSALEMMVAPAVMGASTATFSLLEDWLLDDMPGQVAMDGLMGISAGCCADPIMF